In the genome of Lactuca sativa cultivar Salinas chromosome 3, Lsat_Salinas_v11, whole genome shotgun sequence, the window cacaacacgaaacgaaattgggacgaaactaaaatttgaattcgtgttcaTGTTCAAATTCGAcatgaaattgacacgatttagcagttctttatcgtgtttttcgtgttatatttgataaagtattcattaaatgaactagtttttagtatatgttatatttgtcgtgtttgtcgttttttaattcatttgttttcgtgttagttaaaaaaaacacgacatcgtgtcgtgtcgtgttcgtgtaaGACAGAAACACAAAACGATAGTACGATTTGACACccctaattaatatatatatatatatatatatatatatatatatatatatatatatatatatatatatatatatatatatatatatatatatatatatatatatatataaaagaatagaTGGATCAAACGTTtatagtttgaaaaaaaaaatttaatttttaaagtgTATGGCTGttaaaataaattgattttttaaaaCTTCCAAAGTTTTCCATATGcatgattatattttttttattggttAATGTACGTATGTGACGAAAATTCCCAAGCTATAAATTACTAGATATTATGAATGTATCGAACATTTGATTGCATTACTCAGATACCTTTTATTTATAGGGCTTAATAGACAAACAATGATACATAAATTATAATAAACTCATGTAGAAAAATATTATGTTCTTAAGCACACaaaataaaaagtaaatttacaaaaccAAAGAGGACAAATTACGAATATATATTGTATTGTAAATCTAAACCAAATAAGGTAGTTAGTAAATATTAAATtaacaagattttttttttgataaatttattttatacataaatatataaaaaaaataattataaattttataaaacaagaTAACTGAAAATATGATTTTAAATGTATTTTTCTCTCatgaaaacaataaatattacaAAGCACCATGAAAGGGAAAAATGATAGTTAAATCAGTGGCGGAGTCAGAACGAAATGTCATGGATAACACACGTAAATTTTTAGAGTAACACATCGAAAAAATTGCACCACACtagaaaaattctcaaaaaatttCCCCTGCGCCTAAAAATTTGAGAGGTACCACAAGCTACTCCGAACATCTACATAGATCTTCCCATGAGTTAAATGATAAGAAATAGTCCCAAGAGAAAGAATTAGGACGTGTTTTTCTTTCAAATCTCACAAATGTTTGTTGATTAAAAAAGCATATCTATTGTCCTTAACCCTAGAAAGAAAAACACGACCTAACTCTTTCTCTTGTGAGTGTTTCTTATCATTTAAGTCAGAGGATGATCTATATAGGTGCCCAGAGTAGCATGTGGTACCCCTTAAATTTTTAGAGTAACACACCGAAAAAATTACACTACAATAAAAAGATTCTCAAAAAATTTCTACTACGTCTAAGAATTTAAGAGGTATCATACACTACTCCCATCCTCCCATGAGTTAAATGATAAGAAACGATCCCAAGAGAAAGAGTTAGGACGTGTTTTTCTTTCAAGGACAAtggatatgttttttttaatcaacATACATCTACAAGACTTCTTGCGGATTcttaaaaaacaaataatttgCATGTTCGCAGCCAAATATGGTCTGGAAGAGCTTTTTAAAAAATGTCAAACAACACCCTAACGAATGATTCAACCAATGGTGTCGTTACTGTTTTTATTATTCAATTTCAtgattaaaactttttttttagaaatcattaaaaaaattagTAAAATTGATCCCATTTCACATATACGTCTCGTTCTTCATTTTTAGTGAATACTTCATCCAATAATGAAAAAAATATGCTAAAACATGTGTTTCCACAAGCACGGAGCTTAGTTTCcagttttcaaaaatgtatttattCGGCAAATGTTGAAGCACGTGGAATTCGAAACTTTATCAACTCTATTTTGatcagaaaaaaaattaaataaggaCTCATTATTTGACAGAGGTGTTTCTTTCTCATTTGATTGGTTTGATAATAAAAACAGTAAACTTGGAGTCATTTGGATCTGGTTCTTACAAAACCCGATTTTGGCAATTTTAATGTAATTGTTTGTTTTTTCCTtgcatcttatatatatatatatatatatatatatatatatatatatatatatatatatatatatatatatatatatatatatatatatatatatataatggagaaccataattaaccaaggaaccaatctttttttcaacttttagaacttatttttatcaaaaaaaaaactaaaaatacatatattcataactttttatcctttttccaatgatataaaattcgaatttgttttttttttttttacgtcaaattcacaatgtgaatctttgaaaattcacaacgtgaatccggatttaCACGGTAAATCCGAAAAATAtatttcacattcacaatgttaatatatgaatttagatatttttagattttttttttcgataaagaataagctctcgaaattgaaaaaaagattcggttccttgaagaaccaataattatggttctctattgaacttttccctatTTCAgcggttgaaaaaaaaaactgaattttgaaatgtttttgaaCAATTGTTTTACTATTGTTCCTCCATCCCCAGCAAGCAAGCGACTTTTCAGGCTTTCTTGTTGCTTTTACCATATGTATAGCAACTTATTTGTTTCCATTACGATGAAAAATCCCATATCAATCATGCAATGTAAGCAAACACTTTTGTTCATCGACCCAAATACTTTTAAGAATCATGTGGCGTGGTTTATAAAGGTATTACGTTAGTAGTGAATAATAAGAGAATCTGGTTCAATGTCCTTTCTATAACAAGGTCTTTGATGTTACATGTAACAAGAAATCACCCACTCGCATACCCTAAAATTGTGGTGAATATACATGTTAGTAAAGAATTATTTATAAGGAATAAATAAACGTGTcattatatatattaatatagagattgtattttactttttatttgtttaaaaaaaataggtAACTATAATAAGAAAGAAGCTTGTTAGATCTAATTACATTTGTTAATTGAATCTGATTAAGTGACACTAGCCTCTTACTTTTTATTAGACAcaataaaaaacatataaaaacatacaGTCTAAATTCAATCAAATCATATCAACCTTTTAACAAAGTAATAATTTTTGGTGGGGGAAAAAATATGAATAAGTATGAGAAAAAGTTAGAAAAGGGAGTTGAATGTACCAAACACACAGTGCCAAAAAAGGAAACGCCAATTGCATGAGTTTAGGAGGGTTAGGTAGATAATGTAGAGAAGTTGGCAGATTCAATTATTTGCACATGTCTCAACACCACCGCAAAAATACCTAATCAATCCTACCCAAATCCCATACAACCCTCCAAAATGCaacaatttttattattttctttaactTTATTATTGTAAACGACCCTTGTACGTTACGCATCCACCCTTGTACATTGTTCTCGATAGCTTACACTTTTTGCCAAATTAAATCAATGAATATTAGGCTGGTTTTTCTTTAAGTAAATCTTACTTAACTTCAAATGAACTAAAGGAGAACAAAAAAAACAggaaaaagataaagaaaaagtTGAGGTGGAGAAATAgaaaaacttataaataaaataaaataaatcatcAAGCATGTGATCAGATCCGaaacttaattatttttaattcatcCAAGTCCAACACAATGGAATTTAAGTTCGTATGTTGTGGAGGGCTCCATTATTTATAgggtatttatttattattaattaatcaaaCTGAAAGTCAAATTGTCTCTGGGgtttttaaacataaataatggtaaacacaatatatatatgttGAGGTAAATAAACAATGTTATAACAACTTGTATCCCATGCAGTGAAAGTTGTACCACTGACTCACCGACTTCACTTGGACTTTTTGCGGACTTCATAGACGTAACTGAGAATAACCACCGCAGCAGTAACGATAACACCGACAGCACTTTGGGCCAATACGACGCCGTCCTTAACTTTTTTGGCGGAAGTTGGTGTGAAGCCTAATTCCGAGAGTTTCTTGTGTGAAATTGCATAATCATTAAAGAATGCATCTTCGTCCTGAACAAACAATTATTACTAATGTTCAATAATTTAGGATAACATGGGGGAACGTAAAATTATAGTAaagtttagtttttaatttatataataatgGAAAGGACGCGTAAATGTACCAGATTAGAAATAATAGTGTAGTAGTGTACAGCTATTGGTTTGAGATAGAATCTAATCTAAGGCATGTTCCATTGTTGTGTAGATACAGGAGGATTTTAGTTTTATAAGAGTAACATTGTACCTTAATAACAACCACAATCTGTTATCTGTGTGAGGTTGTTGGCGTAGGTTAAGATTGGTTGTTATTTATTTCATTATGTTTTAAGAATGAGAAGAGACCAGAAGGGGTCCCAACTGTCAAAACCAATAATCTAAGGTAGTCCAGCTTAAAACCAATCACACAACTGTCTTTTTAGTGACTTTAAtgtttgattgtttatatgttccCATTTTAGTTGTTATGGGTAGGTTCCTACCACGTGACTGCTTATATCATATGTACAAGTACAATATTGCTGCCTTAAGTAAAATAATAGCCGTCCAAGTTATAGTCAAaccattaaaaaaattaatatatattttcaaaAACTTTGGGTAAGAATTTACATATTTGCCATTATTAATATATTGAAATGGTGTTACTAAATAACAAACAGGGCCTAATGGAACATTTCTAAGAAAGTAGTGATCTTTTAGGTCCAATTAGtcgatttgtaatataaaagaaAGTGAAACTAATAAACAAGAAAGAAACAGATAAATAGCAATTACATATCAACTTCCAACAGTTTCTCTCTAAGCAAATTTCGTATCTACCATACTAGTACTTTTCACTAAATGCATCAAGGACAAATAGTAATGGCTCACTGTTACCCATGACaaggataaaaaaaaaaaaaaaaagatgatgtTATCCTCCACATAAAGGGAGGATAGTTAAAGTGGGGTGCAGGTATGCGAGTAGGTCCCGTTGAAACTAAAGAGAATTTTTTTACAGTGGACATGTATATTGACATGTTTTAGCTACTTGTATTATTTTTATGTGTATATAAAAAATAATGATGTTATCCTTGGCTTTTTATTCACACGTTTAGTGTGCACTTTTAGGTCTCCAGTGAAAGGAAGAACCTATCTACCCGGTGGATAAAAGATCAAAGTTTTACTTGGCATCACATTTggttattattatataataataataatttcacaATTTACCTTTGCATAGAGCTCAACATAAGGGCGGAATGCAGGATCATCCAGCAATGCAATGTCTGTAGGAAGTTTCAAAAGCCCCTCTGATTCGCCTTTCAGAAGCTCCCTGGTCCCGCAGAATCAGGGCAATTAAagacatgttaaaaaaaaaactaattattttatTACAGATAAAGGAAATGAGGGTTGAGCAAGTTTTACACAAAATATGAGTTATCAAATTTCAGTGGATCCCTGGTCCAAGGGCCATCAAAGCCTGATCTATCTGCATGTGCTTTTCCCTGTAGCATGCATATCAAGAAAGAAGCAAAATGATAAACATGTTTTATGTTCCTAACGAGTAATGAGTGGAAACTTACCAAAGTGTGTCCTCCTGAGAGGGCCACAATATCCTTGTCAGATAAACCCATACGATAAAATATGTCCCTCAAGTGTGGTGCACCTACAATTCATAAAACAACTTCAGTTAATTAAACGATATAATTGTTTCATTACTGTGAAACATGAGGGACCACCTTTACCTTACAACAGATGATATGTTTGTAAATTTCAGTAATAAAGTATTTATTTGTACTATTATCATAACTGACAGGTTTAATAAATAGAATGAGAAGTAATGGTCTAAAATAAGGAGGCTTGGTATCAAGTAACAAAGAGTAGGAAGAGATACTGAAAACAATTTCGCAACTTCCATCTTCCTCTCATTTTTCTAATCGGCCATCATTATTATCCATACATTACAGTTGGCCTAACTGTAAACCTGTCCTTTAGTTGTACATCTCCTCCTCTCGGTTTTGCACAATAAAAGTTGTACGCGGACATCCTTAACACTCGAGGCACACCGCAACTTCCAATTTCTGTCAACTTTTTCAATCCCATCTCGCCCCACCACAATTCCCTACAACCCTTCCACAAAACCTTTTCAACACATTCGCTACAATGCTACAAAATAccacacaaccaccacccacGCAAGAAACGGTACCCGAGACGCAAGCGTAAAATAACGGCCAACAAAGGGAGAGCAAGAAGGAAAGGGAAAGTGGTCGTGGTTGAGCAATCGGAAGACAAACCTCCAACATGGTAGATTGCGGAGGAAGAATACGCATTGGCGGTGTCGTGGtgcaaaacatcaaaaaatcTAACTCAAGGAAACGATATGAAAAAAAGAGAAGAACGTTAAATATGTTATGAAGAAGAAAAGTACCAAAACTGATTTCGAAATGATCATATAACAAGAAAAACTTTATGTCTTAAAATTGTCACATGACAATTTTATGTCCTAAAACTGTCCAAAAAACAGTCATAAACCAACTTAAATCCGGGTCTAAAGTATGGATCACAAAATCGGGTACATTTACCGAAAATCCGGATATCTGATGtatttttaatatagtaacatccAGCTCGACCCCAGGGgttctgccccttggaccccgctcccaagGGTGCTACCCCCGGACCCCCGTCCATTcaggggcgaagcccctaaatAACAGTGTACTTTCAACCAAGACAAATTTAAACAAATGTGCACTCCACACCATCctaacttgtttaatatttatcaaggtgacgttgatcaacaaattaatcctattacatttaaataatattagtgaTGTAAAATCACCAACAACAAGTGGACTCCAATAAACAAAAAGTGCACCAAGTTTAATTTCATCTACAACAAACTTTCCTCGCACAAGCAAAGTGGTGCGACCGATTTTGATGTTTATAAAGCGGCGAGGGATCAATATTATGTCGAGACGGGTCACGTTTTCGAACACGAAAAGATTTGAGAGATTGTCAAAggaaggcccaaaatgaaaaaaaaaaaaacggacaCATTTTCAAAACAACAATCCAAGAAGTCTCGTGGCTCAGGTTCAGTCGACGTTTCGGACGCACGCACGAACATCGACCTCAATGCGGACACGGATGAGATACCGGACGACTTCAACGACAACAAAGAGATCTTCTCGCCTCGACGACCAATAGGTCACGACAAAGCGAGGCGGGCTCAACGACATGCGGAGGAAAACGAAAGTAAACTTCGAGAGCAAGCGGAAATGAAACAGAAATTTGACGGCCACAACGAAATCACGCTTAAAAGATATGAGTTGCAACGTATGCATTTGGAGTTCCTTCGTCGTGAAGCCGAGGAAGATCGCATTACGAAGGATTTGGCAATTCTTCAAACTAGCGAGGAGAATATGCCACCGAGACGGGCGGAAGGGCTTCGAAAAATGAAGGCGAAGATCGAGAGGAAATATTTAGGCAAAGAATAGAGTATCGgtgttatatttttaaaattattaggACTATCGTATGTTTTCAGTCAATGTTTTTTTTTCCGTTGTAATGgcgtttttatttttaaaatggtaTGTTTAATTAAGTATTTAATTTAACTATGttaaattaatttatatgttttttaaaaatattatgacataaattaaaaaaataaaacaaattagaaaaatagaaattaaaaacatcaaaaaaaaatagtaataaaCAAATAGAAAATGGTAGGTGTTATCACATGTTATTTGGTATTGCCCATTTCCAAAttgggtgttataacaccaaaagTATGACTAGGATGATGATGTGGACATTCTGGGTCTGATAATATATAATAACGTGTTGCCCACATCCAGTAGGCTTATGGATCTTAAAACCCAAGTACTT includes:
- the LOC111884264 gene encoding L-ascorbate peroxidase 3 → MAMPVVDTEYLKQIDKARRELRAFISNKNCAPIMLRLAWHDAGTYDVNTKTGGPNGSIRNEEEFSHGSNNGLKIAIDFCEEIKSKHPRITYADLYQLAGVVAVEVTGGPTVDFVPGRKDSKISPKEGRLPNATKGAPHLRDIFYRMGLSDKDIVALSGGHTLGKAHADRSGFDGPWTRDPLKFDNSYFVELLKGESEGLLKLPTDIALLDDPAFRPYVELYAKDEDAFFNDYAISHKKLSELGFTPTSAKKVKDGVVLAQSAVGVIVTAAVVILSYVYEVRKKSK